A region of Nostoc sp. 'Peltigera membranacea cyanobiont' N6 DNA encodes the following proteins:
- the clpB gene encoding ATP-dependent chaperone ClpB yields the protein MQPTDPNKFTDKAWEAIVKSQDIVRAYQQQQLDVEHLIIALLEEPTSLAIRILARSEVDPIRFQQQLEAFLQRQPKVGKSDQLYLSRSLDVLLDQAEEARVRMKDSYISVEHILLAFAEDDRIGRKILKSFSVDAAKLEATIKLVRGSQKVTDQTPESRYEALQKFGRDLTEQAKAGKLDPVIGRDDEIRRVIQVLSRRSKNNPVLIGEPGVGKTAIAEALAQRMVNGDVPESLKNRQLISLDIGSLIAGAKLRGEFEERLKAVLKEVMDSNGQIVLFIDELHTVVGTGSSQQGAMDAGNLLKPMLARGELRCIGATTLDEFRKHIEKDAALERRFQQVFVDQPSVENTISILRGLKERYEVHHNVKISDSALVAAATLSARYISDRFLPDKAIDLVDEAAAQLKMEITSKPAELETIDRRLMQLEMEKLSLAGEEKGTPQTKERLQRIEQEIANLTEKQQIFNEQWQGEKQILEAISALKKEEDALRVQIEQAERAYDLNKAAQLKYGKLEGVQHEREAKEASLLEIQNQGSTLLREQVTEADIAEIVAKWTGIPVNRLLESERQKLLQLESHLHQRVIGQEEAVEAVSAAIRRARAGMKDPSRPIGSFLFMGPTGVGKTELARALAQFLFDSDDALVRLDMSEYMEKHSVSRLVGAPPGYVGYEEGGQLSEAVRRRPYSVVLLDEVEKAHPDVFNILLQVLDDGRVTDSQGRTVDFRNTVIVMTSNIGSEHILDVSGDDSKYEMMQVRVMEALRSHFRPEFLTRLDDIILFHALSRTELRHIIRIQLKRVENLLREQKIFFEISQAACDHLVESGYDPVYGARPLKRAIQREVENPLATKLLENTFISGDTIIIDKNENGLSFSKKVPMKVSVPQIAT from the coding sequence ATGCAACCTACAGATCCGAATAAATTTACTGATAAAGCCTGGGAAGCAATTGTTAAATCTCAGGATATAGTCCGTGCTTATCAACAACAGCAACTAGATGTTGAACATTTAATTATTGCCCTGTTAGAAGAACCCACCAGTCTAGCAATACGTATTCTGGCTCGATCTGAGGTCGATCCAATCCGCTTTCAACAGCAGCTAGAAGCCTTTCTCCAACGTCAGCCCAAAGTTGGTAAAAGCGATCAGCTTTATCTTAGCCGTAGTTTAGATGTTTTACTAGACCAAGCCGAGGAAGCTAGAGTCAGGATGAAAGACTCTTACATTTCTGTAGAACACATACTCTTAGCCTTTGCTGAAGACGATCGCATTGGCCGAAAGATCCTCAAAAGCTTTAGTGTGGACGCAGCTAAACTAGAAGCTACTATCAAACTCGTTCGCGGTAGCCAAAAGGTAACAGATCAAACGCCAGAATCCCGTTATGAAGCTTTACAAAAATTTGGCAGAGATTTGACAGAACAGGCAAAAGCTGGAAAACTCGACCCAGTAATTGGGCGAGATGACGAAATTCGGCGGGTAATTCAAGTATTATCTCGTCGGAGCAAAAATAACCCGGTATTGATTGGTGAACCTGGTGTAGGTAAAACTGCGATCGCAGAAGCTTTAGCACAACGGATGGTAAATGGTGACGTTCCCGAATCTCTGAAAAACCGCCAACTCATCTCTTTAGACATCGGTAGTTTAATTGCTGGGGCAAAATTGCGAGGAGAATTTGAAGAACGCCTGAAAGCTGTCCTCAAGGAAGTTATGGACTCTAACGGCCAAATTGTCTTGTTTATCGACGAACTACATACCGTAGTCGGTACAGGTTCCAGCCAACAAGGGGCAATGGATGCCGGAAATCTGCTCAAACCAATGCTGGCGCGGGGAGAACTGCGTTGTATTGGCGCAACTACCCTCGACGAGTTCCGCAAACACATTGAGAAAGATGCCGCTTTAGAACGCCGCTTTCAGCAAGTATTTGTCGATCAGCCAAGTGTGGAAAATACTATTTCCATTCTGCGGGGATTGAAAGAACGCTATGAAGTGCATCACAATGTCAAAATTTCTGATTCGGCTTTGGTAGCAGCAGCAACACTGTCAGCACGTTATATTAGCGATCGCTTCTTACCAGATAAAGCCATTGATTTGGTGGATGAAGCCGCAGCCCAGTTGAAAATGGAAATTACCTCCAAACCAGCAGAATTGGAAACCATCGATCGCCGCCTTATGCAGTTAGAAATGGAAAAACTGTCATTAGCTGGCGAAGAAAAGGGTACTCCCCAAACAAAAGAACGTTTGCAGCGAATTGAGCAAGAAATCGCCAATTTGACCGAGAAACAGCAAATATTTAATGAGCAATGGCAAGGTGAAAAGCAGATATTGGAGGCAATAAGCGCCTTAAAGAAAGAAGAAGATGCGCTGCGAGTACAAATTGAACAGGCGGAACGTGCTTATGATTTAAATAAAGCTGCCCAACTGAAGTATGGCAAATTGGAAGGAGTGCAACACGAACGCGAAGCCAAAGAAGCCAGCCTTTTAGAAATTCAAAACCAAGGTTCTACGTTGCTGCGAGAACAAGTTACCGAAGCTGATATTGCCGAAATCGTCGCCAAGTGGACAGGAATTCCCGTCAATCGCTTATTGGAATCAGAACGGCAAAAATTGCTGCAATTAGAAAGTCATTTACATCAACGAGTCATAGGGCAAGAAGAGGCTGTAGAAGCTGTATCAGCAGCGATTCGCCGTGCCCGTGCGGGGATGAAAGACCCGTCGCGTCCCATTGGTTCATTTTTGTTCATGGGCCCCACCGGAGTGGGCAAAACCGAACTCGCCCGTGCTTTAGCTCAGTTTCTCTTTGATTCTGATGATGCCTTGGTGCGCTTGGATATGTCTGAGTATATGGAAAAACACTCAGTTTCTCGCTTAGTGGGTGCGCCTCCAGGATACGTAGGTTATGAAGAAGGCGGCCAGCTTTCCGAAGCGGTTCGCCGCCGTCCTTACTCAGTGGTGCTGCTAGATGAAGTTGAAAAGGCGCACCCCGATGTGTTCAATATTTTGTTGCAGGTGTTAGATGATGGAAGAGTTACTGACTCTCAAGGAAGGACAGTAGATTTTCGTAACACCGTTATTGTGATGACCAGTAACATTGGTAGCGAACATATCTTGGATGTATCTGGTGATGATTCCAAGTATGAAATGATGCAGGTTAGGGTAATGGAAGCTTTGCGATCGCATTTCCGCCCAGAATTTCTCACCCGCCTTGATGATATTATTCTCTTCCATGCCCTCAGCCGCACGGAACTGCGGCATATCATCCGTATTCAACTCAAGCGAGTAGAAAATCTCCTGCGCGAGCAAAAAATCTTCTTTGAGATATCCCAAGCAGCTTGCGATCACCTTGTCGAATCAGGCTATGACCCTGTTTATGGTGCGCGTCCACTCAAACGCGC
- the gloA gene encoding lactoylglutathione lyase: MRLLHTMLRVANLGESLKFYCELLGMKLLRRKDYPGGEFTLAFVGYGDESDNAVIELTYNWGVEKYELGNAYGHIALGVDDIYATCEEIRNQGGKIAREPGPMKHGSTVIAFVEDPDGYKIELIQLGSQSSAVKQESQEQLVSQ; the protein is encoded by the coding sequence ATGCGATTACTACACACAATGCTGCGGGTGGCCAACCTTGGAGAATCCTTAAAGTTTTACTGTGAACTTCTGGGAATGAAATTACTACGCCGAAAAGATTATCCAGGGGGAGAATTTACCTTAGCTTTCGTGGGCTATGGTGACGAAAGCGACAACGCAGTAATTGAATTAACTTACAATTGGGGGGTGGAAAAGTACGAATTGGGTAATGCTTACGGTCACATTGCCCTTGGGGTTGATGATATTTACGCTACCTGTGAGGAAATTCGCAATCAAGGCGGTAAAATTGCACGCGAACCAGGGCCGATGAAACATGGTTCGACAGTAATTGCTTTTGTGGAAGATCCAGATGGGTATAAAATTGAACTGATTCAACTGGGATCTCAAAGTTCAGCAGTTAAACAGGAATCACAAGAGCAACTTGTGAGTCAGTAA
- the eno gene encoding phosphopyruvate hydratase, whose translation MSKFLDTAIEAIAAREILDSRGRPTIEAEVHLANGVVGLAQVPSGASTGSFEAHELRDGDKSRYGGKGVLKAVQNVKEALAPKLLGLDALNQELLDRTMIAIDGSPNKSSLGANAILGVSLAAAKAGAESLDIPLYRYLGGPLANLLPVPLMNVINGGAHASNNVDFQEFMIVPIGATSFREALRWGAEVFATLSQVLDEKGLLTGVGDEGGFAPNLESNQVALELLVAAIKKAGYKPGEEVALALDVAASEFYKNGQYVYDGKPHAPAEFIDYLGQLVDQYPIVSIEDGLHEEDWQSWQLLTQKLGSRVQLVGDDLFVTNVTRLQRGIQEKAANAILIKLNQIGSLTETLETIDLATRNSIRSVISHRSGETEDTTIADLAVATRAGQIKTGSLCRSERVAKYNRLLRIEDELGDRAVYAGAIGLGPK comes from the coding sequence ATGAGTAAATTTCTAGATACTGCCATTGAAGCGATCGCAGCCCGTGAAATTCTTGATTCACGCGGTAGACCGACAATTGAAGCCGAAGTGCATTTAGCCAACGGTGTTGTCGGACTAGCCCAGGTTCCCAGTGGTGCTTCCACGGGCAGTTTTGAAGCCCACGAACTGCGTGATGGCGATAAAAGCCGTTACGGGGGCAAAGGCGTACTCAAGGCAGTACAAAACGTCAAAGAAGCACTTGCGCCAAAATTACTAGGTTTGGATGCCCTCAACCAAGAACTCCTAGATCGGACAATGATCGCCATAGATGGTTCTCCTAACAAATCCAGTTTGGGGGCGAATGCGATTTTGGGAGTTTCCCTAGCAGCAGCTAAAGCAGGTGCTGAATCTCTAGATATTCCTCTATATCGCTATTTGGGTGGCCCTTTAGCGAATTTGCTTCCAGTGCCGTTGATGAACGTGATTAACGGTGGCGCACACGCATCAAACAACGTAGATTTTCAAGAGTTTATGATTGTCCCAATTGGCGCAACTTCCTTCCGGGAAGCGTTGCGCTGGGGTGCAGAGGTATTTGCTACCCTCAGTCAAGTATTAGATGAAAAGGGTTTGCTTACAGGTGTAGGCGATGAAGGCGGCTTTGCCCCTAACCTAGAATCTAATCAAGTGGCTTTGGAATTGCTGGTTGCTGCCATTAAGAAAGCTGGTTACAAGCCAGGTGAAGAAGTAGCTTTGGCTTTGGATGTGGCGGCTAGCGAATTTTACAAGAATGGTCAATATGTTTACGATGGTAAACCTCACGCCCCGGCTGAATTTATTGATTATTTAGGACAACTTGTTGACCAATACCCAATTGTGTCAATTGAGGATGGTTTACACGAAGAAGACTGGCAAAGTTGGCAATTGCTGACCCAAAAGTTAGGTTCGCGGGTGCAATTGGTAGGGGATGATTTGTTTGTAACGAACGTCACGCGCTTGCAAAGAGGCATTCAGGAAAAAGCCGCTAATGCAATTTTGATTAAACTCAATCAAATTGGTTCTCTCACCGAAACCTTGGAAACGATTGATTTAGCAACTCGCAACAGTATCCGTTCAGTAATTAGCCATCGTTCTGGTGAAACCGAAGACACAACGATCGCTGATTTAGCTGTAGCAACCCGCGCCGGTCAAATCAAAACAGGTTCCCTCTGTCGCAGCGAACGGGTAGCAAAATATAATCGCTTACTGCGAATTGAAGATGAATTAGGCGATCGCGCCGTTTATGCTGGTGCTATCGGTTTAGGGCCGAAGTAG
- the argC gene encoding N-acetyl-gamma-glutamyl-phosphate reductase, with the protein MGKLRRVPVGIVGASGYGGVQLVRLLMDHPEVELVYLGGESSIGKSFGDLYPHLAHATNLLIEAVEPEIIAHRCEVVFLSLPNGLACQIAPKLLEKGCKVLDLSADYRFSNLTTYTNWYGTERSDRTIAATAVYGLPELYRDRIAEAQLIGCPGSYPTASLLALSPLLKQGLILPETAIIDAKAGTSSSGRQPQTNLLLAEADNSIAAFNIGRHRHTPEIEQICSDLAGHELMIQFTPHLVPMVRGILATVYATLSDPGLVRDDLTTIFSAFYRNSPWVKVCGSGIYPQTKWATGSNICYIGVEVDPRTGRVIVMSAIDNLIKGQAGQAIQCLNLMMGWDETLGLPKLGFYP; encoded by the coding sequence ATGGGCAAATTAAGACGCGTACCCGTTGGGATTGTTGGCGCGTCGGGCTATGGCGGAGTGCAGTTAGTACGGCTACTGATGGATCATCCAGAAGTCGAACTGGTTTATTTAGGCGGTGAGAGTAGTATCGGGAAATCTTTCGGGGATTTGTACCCGCATCTGGCTCATGCAACTAACTTGCTCATAGAAGCAGTAGAACCAGAAATAATTGCTCATCGCTGTGAAGTAGTTTTCCTGTCTTTACCAAATGGTCTGGCTTGCCAAATCGCACCCAAACTTTTAGAAAAAGGATGTAAGGTACTGGATCTGAGTGCAGATTATCGGTTTAGTAATTTGACAACTTATACAAATTGGTATGGCACTGAGAGAAGCGATCGCACCATTGCAGCGACAGCAGTTTATGGATTACCAGAACTTTACCGCGATCGCATTGCCGAAGCTCAACTCATTGGCTGTCCTGGTTCCTATCCCACTGCAAGTCTCCTTGCACTTTCGCCACTCTTAAAGCAAGGCTTAATCTTACCAGAAACAGCTATTATCGATGCCAAGGCTGGCACATCTAGCAGTGGACGGCAACCTCAAACCAACTTATTGTTAGCTGAAGCAGATAATTCCATTGCAGCTTTTAATATCGGCCGTCACCGCCACACCCCAGAAATTGAGCAAATTTGCAGTGACTTAGCTGGTCACGAACTCATGATTCAATTTACACCGCACCTTGTACCAATGGTACGCGGGATTTTGGCAACGGTATATGCCACATTGAGCGATCCGGGTTTAGTACGAGATGACTTAACCACAATTTTTTCAGCCTTCTACCGCAACTCTCCTTGGGTAAAAGTCTGCGGTAGCGGCATTTACCCCCAAACCAAGTGGGCTACTGGCAGCAATATTTGTTACATCGGTGTAGAAGTTGACCCGCGCACAGGTCGCGTAATTGTCATGTCAGCAATTGACAATCTAATTAAAGGGCAGGCGGGTCAAGCGATTCAATGTCTAAACCTGATGATGGGCTGGGATGAAACCTTGGGGTTGCCCAAGTTGGGGTTTTATCCTTGA
- the ribBA gene encoding bifunctional 3,4-dihydroxy-2-butanone-4-phosphate synthase/GTP cyclohydrolase II, producing the protein MSQPNTTQAFKFDSIDAALADLKAGRVIVVVDDENRENEGDLICAAQFATPDTINFMAVEARGLICLAMTGDRLDELDLPLMVSNITDTNQTAFTVSIDAGPELGVSTGISAEDRARTIQVTLNPATKPTDLRRPGHIFPIRAKAGGVLKRAGHTEAAVDLSRLAGLYPAGVICEIQNPDGSMARLQQLVEYAKRHNLKIISIADLISYRLQHDRLVYREVITKLPSQFGQFEIYAYRHTLDNTEHVAIVKGDPANFKDEPVMVRMHSECLTGDALGSLRCDCRMQLQAALKMIEAAGQGVVVYLRQEGRGIGLINKLKAYSLQDMGLDTVEANERLGFPADLRDYGMGAQMLMDLGIKKIRLITNNPRKIAGVKGYGLEVVDRVPLLIEANEYNSYYLATKAKKLGHLLLQTYLVTVAIHWQDDPEAATERYERLEKLRHLAKSNDLLLQEEARPLAIAIFDEPSLTVHLGFDQAKVASSDWYQQSGHPYIHAIFQILDNLATLPYIQKLEFLISSGCDPLSNLQVQLDRQTFPHDTLPSSISDRLEKQQIYSFSK; encoded by the coding sequence GTGTCACAGCCTAATACTACCCAAGCTTTTAAATTTGATTCGATTGATGCCGCTTTAGCAGACCTAAAAGCTGGTCGTGTAATTGTAGTGGTAGATGATGAAAATAGAGAAAATGAAGGCGACTTAATTTGTGCCGCCCAATTTGCCACACCCGACACGATTAATTTCATGGCGGTGGAAGCTAGAGGGCTGATTTGTTTGGCAATGACAGGCGATCGCTTAGACGAGCTAGACTTACCTTTGATGGTAAGCAACATTACAGATACTAACCAAACTGCCTTCACTGTCAGCATTGATGCTGGGCCAGAATTGGGTGTCAGCACTGGCATCTCAGCCGAAGACCGCGCCCGCACTATCCAGGTTACTCTCAATCCAGCTACAAAACCTACCGATTTACGTCGTCCCGGTCATATTTTCCCAATTCGGGCGAAAGCTGGAGGCGTACTCAAACGCGCAGGGCATACGGAAGCAGCTGTAGACTTATCTCGACTAGCAGGGCTATATCCAGCCGGAGTAATTTGTGAAATTCAAAACCCCGATGGTTCAATGGCGCGGTTGCAGCAGTTAGTTGAATATGCCAAACGTCACAATTTAAAAATAATTAGTATTGCGGATTTAATTAGTTATCGCCTACAGCACGATCGCCTCGTGTATCGTGAGGTGATTACCAAGCTGCCTAGTCAATTCGGTCAGTTTGAAATTTACGCCTATCGCCATACTCTGGATAATACAGAACACGTTGCAATTGTCAAGGGAGATCCAGCTAACTTCAAAGATGAGCCAGTAATGGTGCGGATGCACTCAGAATGCTTAACTGGTGATGCTTTGGGTTCTTTGCGCTGCGACTGTCGGATGCAGTTACAAGCCGCACTGAAAATGATTGAGGCGGCGGGTCAAGGTGTAGTTGTATACCTGCGTCAAGAAGGAAGAGGAATCGGCTTGATTAACAAGCTGAAAGCCTACTCATTGCAGGATATGGGACTCGATACAGTTGAAGCAAACGAGCGTTTGGGATTTCCGGCTGACTTGCGAGACTACGGGATGGGCGCACAAATGCTCATGGATTTGGGCATCAAAAAGATTCGTTTGATTACCAATAATCCTCGTAAAATTGCTGGAGTAAAGGGCTATGGGTTGGAAGTAGTCGATCGCGTGCCATTGTTAATTGAGGCAAACGAATACAATTCTTATTACCTAGCGACAAAGGCGAAAAAGCTGGGTCATCTGCTGTTACAAACTTATCTGGTGACAGTAGCAATCCATTGGCAAGATGACCCAGAAGCTGCAACAGAACGTTATGAACGCTTAGAGAAACTGCGACATTTAGCGAAAAGTAACGATCTATTGTTGCAAGAAGAAGCGCGTCCGTTAGCGATCGCTATATTTGACGAGCCATCTTTAACAGTACACTTGGGTTTCGATCAAGCAAAAGTTGCTAGCTCTGATTGGTATCAACAAAGTGGTCATCCTTACATACACGCTATCTTCCAAATTTTGGATAACCTCGCAACCTTGCCATACATCCAAAAACTAGAATTTCTGATTTCTTCTGGTTGCGATCCCTTGAGTAATTTACAGGTGCAACTAGATCGACAGACATTCCCGCATGATACATTGCCTTCATCAATTAGCGATCGCCTAGAAAAGCAGCAAATTTATAGCTTTAGCAAATAG
- a CDS encoding N-acetylmuramoyl-L-alanine amidase, with product MKFTDWVTRVLLIWLMFATLIVVLLIGRATKLHNNPTISRASNPQVTAFSQYPQAQFQSAKEPEKKFQNAIKSPVKVNKPVARYITTQAFARYRPSYQVASVDPSNYGERYAQDVNGVTLHNQPIIVLHETGYSASSAVNFFQVAHTDESVQASYHALIKLDGTVVYLVPPEKRAFGAANSVFDGSQGVETVQTNPTLPASVNNFAYHVSLETPPDSYDASSQQTHSGYSEAQYHSLAWLVAQSQVPDDRITTHHLVDRSGKKVDPINFDGNKFLSLLNTFRQVRPIYRVNK from the coding sequence ATGAAGTTTACAGACTGGGTGACTAGGGTACTACTAATCTGGCTGATGTTCGCCACTCTAATTGTAGTGCTGCTAATTGGACGAGCGACAAAATTACACAACAATCCGACAATATCCCGTGCATCCAATCCACAGGTTACAGCTTTCAGTCAATATCCCCAGGCGCAATTCCAATCAGCGAAAGAGCCAGAGAAGAAATTTCAAAATGCTATCAAGTCTCCAGTCAAGGTTAACAAGCCTGTAGCAAGGTATATAACCACTCAAGCTTTTGCACGCTACAGACCTAGTTATCAAGTTGCTTCGGTTGATCCCAGTAACTATGGAGAACGGTACGCCCAAGATGTGAACGGCGTAACTCTCCACAATCAACCGATTATCGTCCTCCATGAAACTGGTTATTCTGCTTCTAGCGCCGTTAATTTCTTTCAAGTAGCCCATACTGATGAAAGCGTGCAAGCAAGTTACCACGCCTTAATCAAGTTAGACGGAACGGTGGTTTATCTAGTACCGCCAGAAAAACGGGCTTTTGGTGCAGCTAACTCTGTGTTTGATGGTTCTCAGGGAGTGGAAACTGTGCAGACTAATCCGACTTTACCCGCGTCTGTGAATAATTTTGCTTATCACGTCTCTTTGGAAACACCGCCAGATAGTTATGACGCTAGCAGTCAACAAACCCATAGCGGCTACAGCGAAGCTCAATATCATTCTCTTGCTTGGTTAGTTGCTCAAAGTCAAGTCCCAGACGATCGCATCACTACGCACCATCTCGTAGACCGTTCTGGTAAAAAAGTTGACCCAATAAATTTTGATGGGAATAAATTTCTCAGCTTACTTAATACTTTTCGTCAGGTTAGACCTATTTATAGAGTAAATAAATAA
- a CDS encoding leucine-rich repeat domain-containing protein yields MTNEELLQIIEKAAREKATRLDLSYNQLSSLPPEISQLSNLTWLSLYNNQLSSLPPEISQLSNLISLRLDHNRLSSLSPEISQLSNLISLDLSYNQLSNLPPEISQLSNLTKLALNNNQLSSLPSEICQLSKLTELYLSNNQLSSLPPEFNQLSKLTTLALNHNQLSSLPSEFSQLSNLTELYLSNNQLSSLPPEFSQLSKLTTLALNHNQLSSLPSEFSQLSNLTELYLSNNQLSSLPPEFSQLSNLTELYLSNNQLSSLPSEFSQLSNLTELYLSNNQLSSLPPEFSQLSNLTELYLSNNQLSSLPPEICQLSNLTELYLSNNPQLSSPPPEIVEQGTEAILTYLRARLEAKG; encoded by the coding sequence ATGACAAACGAAGAACTGTTGCAAATTATTGAAAAAGCTGCCAGGGAAAAGGCAACGCGTCTAGACCTCTCTTACAATCAACTCAGCAGCCTGCCGCCAGAAATCAGCCAACTCTCCAACTTGACATGGTTATCTCTCTATAACAATCAACTCAGCAGCCTGCCACCAGAAATCAGCCAACTATCTAACTTGATATCGCTACGCCTCGATCACAACCGACTTAGCAGCCTGTCGCCAGAAATCAGCCAACTCTCTAACTTGATATCGCTAGACCTCTCTTACAATCAACTCAGCAACCTGCCACCAGAAATCAGCCAACTCTCTAACTTGACAAAGCTAGCCCTCAATAACAATCAACTCAGCAGCCTACCGTCAGAAATCTGCCAACTCTCCAAATTGACTGAGCTATACCTCTCTAACAATCAACTCAGCAGCCTGCCGCCAGAATTCAACCAACTCTCCAAATTGACAACGCTAGCCCTCAATCACAATCAACTCAGCAGCCTGCCGTCAGAATTCAGCCAACTCTCAAACTTGACTGAGCTATACCTCTCTAACAATCAACTCAGCAGCCTGCCGCCAGAATTCAGCCAACTCTCCAAATTGACAACGCTAGCCCTCAATCACAATCAACTCAGCAGCCTGCCGTCAGAATTCAGCCAACTCTCAAACTTGACTGAGCTATACCTCTCTAACAATCAACTCAGCAGCCTGCCGCCAGAATTCAGCCAACTCTCCAACTTGACTGAGCTATACCTCTCTAACAATCAACTCAGCAGCCTGCCGTCAGAATTCAGCCAACTCTCCAACTTGACTGAGCTATACCTCTCTAACAATCAACTCAGCAGCCTGCCGCCAGAATTCAGCCAACTCTCCAACTTGACTGAGCTATACCTCTCTAACAATCAACTCAGCAGCCTGCCGCCAGAAATCTGTCAACTCTCCAACTTGACTGAGCTATACCTCTCTAACAATCCACAATTAAGCTCGCCGCCGCCTGAAATTGTTGAACAGGGAACGGAGGCAATTTTGACCTATCTTCGAGCCAGGTTAGAAGCTAAAGGATAA
- a CDS encoding helix-turn-helix domain-containing protein: MPVSYSKDLRERVIMAWEAKEGSQRQLAQRFKVSLSFVRNLLRQYRVNGQIEAKRRGGYQKPTIQNEHLGFIQSLVEGKNDLLLRELCDRYAERTGLSVSITTMHRAVEKLGLRCKKKVFTPASKIPQEYKS; the protein is encoded by the coding sequence ATGCCAGTATCTTACTCAAAGGATTTGCGTGAGCGTGTGATTATGGCGTGGGAAGCGAAAGAAGGCTCTCAACGCCAGTTGGCACAAAGATTCAAAGTGAGTTTGTCATTTGTAAGAAACCTACTGCGTCAGTATCGGGTAAATGGACAAATCGAGGCAAAACGACGTGGAGGATATCAAAAGCCAACGATTCAAAACGAGCATCTGGGCTTTATCCAGTCTTTAGTTGAGGGAAAAAATGATTTGCTACTTAGAGAATTATGCGATCGCTATGCAGAACGCACAGGGCTTAGTGTAAGTATTACTACAATGCATCGTGCGGTAGAAAAATTAGGCTTGCGGTGTAAAAAAAAAGTCTTTACGCCAGCGAGCAAGATACCCCAAGAGTACAAGAGTTAA
- a CDS encoding DUF488 domain-containing protein translates to MKIKDIAKTRCILTFGYGNRKDYDAFLEYLQKFDVEWVVDVRMVPRAWSRKWYGDKIKLFCELNNIEYISKTALGNTSGKENWIPVNQEEADIALHEIAQIAQTGNVLLLCAEMNPNRCHRKEVAHCLGNLVSMPVKHLE, encoded by the coding sequence ATGAAGATTAAAGATATTGCTAAAACAAGATGTATACTTACTTTTGGATATGGCAATCGCAAAGACTACGATGCCTTCTTGGAATATCTACAAAAGTTTGATGTTGAATGGGTTGTTGATGTCAGAATGGTTCCTCGTGCTTGGAGTCGTAAATGGTACGGCGACAAAATTAAATTATTCTGTGAATTAAATAATATTGAGTATATTTCTAAAACTGCTTTAGGTAATACATCTGGAAAAGAAAATTGGATTCCAGTAAATCAAGAAGAAGCAGATATAGCTCTACATGAAATTGCACAAATTGCTCAAACTGGTAATGTTTTACTGTTGTGTGCTGAAATGAACCCGAATCGCTGTCATCGGAAAGAAGTTGCTCATTGCTTGGGAAACCTAGTATCAATGCCTGTTAAGCATTTAGAGTAA